In Trichomycterus rosablanca isolate fTriRos1 chromosome 20, fTriRos1.hap1, whole genome shotgun sequence, one DNA window encodes the following:
- the traf4a gene encoding TNF receptor-associated factor 4a, translating to MPGYDYKFLEKPKRRFQCPLCSKAMREPVQVSTCGHRFCDTCLQEFLSEGVFKCPEDQLPLDYAKIYPDPELEQQILALAIRCIHSEEGCRWTGQMKQLQSHFTTCAFNVIPCPNRCSVKLTRRDLPEHLQHDCPKRKVKCEFCGSEFTGEAFENHQGICPQESVYCENKCGARMMRRLLTQHTMAECPKRTQPCKYCGKEFVYDTIQNHQYHCPRFPVQCPNQCGAPNIAREDLATHVKESCGSALVLCPFKEAGCKHRCPKLVIGRHLEETTKSHLTMMCNLVGRQRQEIAELRRDLEELSVSHDGVLIWKLNDYSRKLQEAKMHSNHEFFSPPFYTHRYGYKLQASAFLNGNGSGEGSHLSVYIRVLPGEYDNLLEWPFSYKVTFSIMDQSDPSLSKPQHITETFNPDPNWKNFQKPSSSRGSLDESALGFGYPKFVSHEEIRKRNYIRDNAIFLKASIEIPQKIMS from the exons TGAAGGGGTTTTCAAGTGTCCGGAAGACCAGCTCCCCCTGGATTATGCCAAG ATCTACCCCGACCCAGAGCTGGAGCAGCAGATATTGGCTCTGGCCATCCGCTGCATCCACAGTGAGGAAGGCTGCCGCTGGACCGGCCAGATGAAGCAGCTGCAG AGTCATTTCACCACCTGTGCGTTCAACGTGATCCCCTGCCCGAACCGCTGCAGTGTCAAGCTGACGCGCCGCGACCTGCCCGAGCACCTGCAGCACGACTGCCCCAAGCGCAAGGTCAAGTGCGAGTTCTGCGGCAGCGAGTTCACCGGCGAGGCCTTCGAG AATCACCAGGGCATTTGTCCCCAGGAGAGTGTTTACTGTGAGAACAAGTGCGGAGCGAGGATGATGAGGAGACTCCTGACCCAGCATACCATGGCTGAATGTCCCAAACGCACACAGCCATGCAAGTACTGCGGCAAAGAGTTCGTCTACGACACCATCCAG AATCATCAGTATCACTGCCCTCGCTTCCCAGTTCAATGCCCTAACCAGTGCGGTGCCCCCAACATTGCCCGGGAAGATCTCGCCACTCACGTGAAGGAAAGCTGTGGCAGCGCGTTAGTGCTCTGTCCCTTCAAAGAAGCCGGCTGCAAACACAGA TGCCCAAAGCTGGTGATCGGTCGACACCTAGAAGAGACCACCAAATCCCACCTGACCATGATGTGCAACCTGGTGGGGCGCCAGCGCCAGGAGATCGCCGAGCTCCGCCGTGACCTGGAAGAGTTGTCGGTGAGCCACGACGGCGTCCTGATCTGGAAACTGAACGACTACTCGCGCAAGCTGCAGGAGGCCAAAATGCACAGCAACCACGAGTTCTTCAGCCCGCCCTTCTACACGCACCGCTACGGCTACAAGCTTCAGGCCTCCGCCTTCCTCAACGGCAACGGCAGCGGCGAGGGCTCGCACCTCTCCGTCTACATCCGAGTGCTACCCGGCGAGTACGACAACCTGCTCGAGTGGCCTTTCTCCTACAAGGTCACCTTCTCTATAATGGACCAGAGCGACCCGTCACTGTCCAAGCCCCAGCACATCACCGAGACCTTCAACCCCGACCCAAACTGGAAGAACTTCCAGAAGCCTAGCAGCAGCCGCGGCTCCCTGGACGAGAGCGCGCTCGGGTTCGGCTACCCCAAGTTCGTCTCGCATGAGGAGATCCGCAAGAGAAACTACATCCGAGATAACGCCATCTTCCTTAAGGCTTCCATCGAGATTCCACAGAAGATCATGAGCTGA